In Streptomyces hawaiiensis, one genomic interval encodes:
- the glgB gene encoding 1,4-alpha-glucan branching enzyme yields MTPRPESSGSRPKGTAGEKIPEQPTAAQQKSAAKKTAVPKQAAAKKAAPAKTTAKKAAAGRTTVGKTVAKKAATKKTATKKAAVEQPAAEAAVKKTTAKKTAVKKTAAKKATTVKATAAKTTATKTAAVKTTAAKTTAAKSTAAKSTAAKSAAKKATAAKSTATKSPAQKATTTRSTAAKDPAKKAVAKKGAVKKAPARKAPAGKTAAAAQAVPPEMEVAVSPAVGAVDRDRLLAGTHHAPHSVLGAHPVPGGVAFRAFRPYALSVTVVAGELRAELHDDGEGFFSGVLPLREVPAYRLVVQYEGTVLETEDAYRFLPTLGDLDLHLIGEGRHEELWTALGAHPMTHEGVTGTRFAVWAPNARGVRVAGTFNFWDGTGHVMRSLGSSGVWELFLPDVGEGELYKFEITRPDGSKTMRADPLARRTEVPPATSSVITSSEYEWGDAEWLARRAEAPAHEAPFSVYEVHLASWRPGLTYRQLAEQLPRYVRNLGFTHVELMPVAEHPFGGSWGYQVTGFYAPTARLGTPDDFRYLVDALHQAGIGVLMDWVPAHFPRDDWALAEFDGRPVYEHEDPLRAAHPDWGTLEFDFGRNEVRNFLVANAVYWCEEFHIDGLRVDAVASMLYLDYSREPGQWTPNEHGGRENLDAVAFLQEMNATVYRRVPGVVTIAEESTAWDGVTRATHHKGPSGFGGLGFGLKWNMGWMHDTLQYMSHEPVHRKYHHHEMTFSMVYAYSENYVLPISHDEVVHGKGSLVSKMPGDWWQQRAGVRSYLGFMWAHPGKQLLFMGQEFAQGAEWSEAHGPDWWLLEPGYGAEPDHRGVRDLVRDLNTVYRATPALWRLDTDPAGFEWIVGDAADDNVLAFLRLDPEGVPVLAVSNFAPVTRPDYRLGVPDDVPAWHEAVNTDAARYGGSDVTNPDPVKPEPLAWHGRPASIRLTLPPLATVWLRPA; encoded by the coding sequence GTGACCCCCCGCCCTGAGTCCAGCGGTTCGCGTCCCAAGGGGACCGCCGGGGAGAAGATCCCCGAGCAGCCCACGGCCGCCCAGCAGAAGAGCGCCGCGAAGAAGACGGCGGTGCCCAAACAGGCAGCGGCGAAGAAGGCGGCCCCCGCGAAGACGACCGCCAAGAAGGCCGCCGCAGGCAGGACCACCGTCGGCAAGACCGTGGCCAAGAAGGCGGCGACGAAGAAGACGGCCACCAAGAAGGCGGCGGTCGAGCAACCCGCGGCCGAGGCCGCGGTGAAGAAGACCACCGCGAAGAAGACGGCCGTGAAGAAAACGGCCGCCAAGAAGGCCACGACGGTCAAGGCGACGGCTGCCAAGACCACTGCCACGAAGACCGCGGCCGTGAAGACCACAGCGGCCAAGACCACGGCCGCGAAGTCCACTGCGGCCAAGTCCACGGCTGCGAAGTCGGCCGCGAAGAAGGCCACCGCCGCCAAGAGCACCGCCACGAAGTCCCCCGCCCAGAAGGCCACGACCACCAGGAGCACCGCCGCCAAGGACCCCGCGAAGAAGGCCGTCGCGAAGAAAGGTGCGGTCAAGAAGGCCCCGGCCCGGAAGGCCCCCGCCGGGAAGACCGCTGCCGCCGCCCAGGCCGTTCCGCCGGAGATGGAGGTCGCCGTCTCGCCCGCCGTCGGCGCGGTGGACCGGGACCGGCTGCTCGCCGGAACCCACCACGCCCCGCACTCCGTGCTCGGCGCGCACCCCGTGCCCGGCGGCGTCGCCTTCCGGGCGTTCCGGCCGTACGCCCTGTCGGTCACCGTCGTCGCCGGGGAGCTGCGAGCCGAGCTGCACGACGACGGGGAGGGGTTCTTCTCCGGCGTGCTGCCGCTGCGGGAGGTCCCGGCGTACCGGCTGGTCGTGCAGTACGAGGGGACGGTCCTGGAGACCGAGGACGCCTACCGCTTCCTGCCCACGCTGGGTGACCTCGACCTGCATCTGATCGGCGAGGGCCGGCACGAGGAGCTGTGGACGGCGCTGGGCGCGCACCCGATGACCCACGAGGGCGTGACCGGCACCCGGTTCGCGGTGTGGGCGCCGAACGCGCGCGGTGTGCGCGTGGCCGGCACCTTCAACTTCTGGGACGGCACCGGGCACGTCATGCGGTCGCTGGGCTCGTCCGGGGTGTGGGAGCTGTTCCTGCCGGACGTCGGCGAGGGCGAGCTGTACAAGTTCGAGATCACCCGGCCCGACGGTTCGAAGACGATGCGCGCCGACCCGCTGGCCCGCCGCACGGAGGTGCCGCCCGCGACGTCGTCGGTCATCACGTCCTCGGAGTACGAGTGGGGCGACGCCGAGTGGCTGGCGCGGCGCGCCGAGGCCCCGGCGCACGAGGCGCCGTTCTCGGTGTACGAGGTGCATCTGGCGTCCTGGCGACCCGGACTGACGTACCGCCAGCTCGCCGAGCAGCTCCCCCGGTATGTGCGGAACCTGGGCTTCACGCACGTGGAGCTGATGCCGGTCGCGGAGCATCCGTTCGGCGGCTCCTGGGGTTATCAGGTGACCGGCTTCTACGCGCCGACGGCCCGGCTGGGGACGCCCGACGACTTCCGGTACCTGGTCGACGCGCTGCACCAGGCCGGTATCGGCGTCCTCATGGACTGGGTGCCGGCGCACTTCCCGCGCGACGACTGGGCGCTGGCCGAGTTCGACGGCCGGCCCGTGTACGAGCACGAGGATCCGCTGCGGGCCGCGCACCCCGACTGGGGCACGCTGGAGTTCGACTTCGGGCGCAACGAGGTGCGCAACTTCCTCGTCGCGAACGCCGTGTACTGGTGCGAGGAGTTCCACATCGACGGCCTGCGGGTCGACGCCGTCGCCTCGATGCTCTACCTGGACTATTCGCGTGAGCCGGGCCAGTGGACGCCCAACGAGCACGGCGGCCGGGAGAACCTGGACGCGGTGGCGTTCCTGCAGGAGATGAACGCGACGGTGTACCGCAGGGTGCCCGGCGTGGTCACGATCGCCGAGGAGTCCACCGCCTGGGACGGCGTCACCCGCGCCACCCACCACAAGGGCCCGAGCGGCTTCGGCGGGCTCGGGTTCGGGCTGAAGTGGAACATGGGCTGGATGCACGACACGTTGCAGTACATGAGCCACGAGCCGGTGCACCGCAAGTACCACCACCACGAGATGACGTTCTCGATGGTGTACGCCTACAGCGAGAACTACGTCCTGCCGATCTCCCACGACGAGGTCGTGCACGGCAAGGGCTCCCTGGTGTCGAAGATGCCGGGCGACTGGTGGCAGCAGCGCGCCGGGGTCCGGTCCTACCTCGGCTTCATGTGGGCCCACCCGGGCAAGCAACTGCTGTTCATGGGCCAGGAGTTCGCACAGGGCGCCGAGTGGTCCGAGGCGCACGGCCCCGACTGGTGGCTGCTGGAGCCGGGCTACGGGGCCGAGCCCGACCACCGGGGCGTGCGCGACCTGGTCCGCGACCTGAACACCGTCTACCGTGCGACCCCGGCGCTGTGGCGCCTGGACACGGACCCGGCCGGTTTCGAGTGGATCGTCGGGGACGCCGCCGACGACAACGTCCTCGCGTTCCTGCGGCTGGACCCGGAGGGCGTCCCGGTGCTGGCGGTGTCCAACTTCGCGCCGGTGACCCGCCCGGACTACCGCCTGGGCGTCCCCGATGACGTCCCCGCCTGGCACGAGGCCGTCAATACCGACGCGGCCCGCTACGGCGGCAGCGACGTCACCAACCCCGACCCGGTCAAACCGGAACCCCTGGCCTGGCACGGCCGCCCGGCCAGCATCCGACTGACCCTGCCGCCCCTGGCGACGGTGTGGCTGCGGCCGGCGTAG
- a CDS encoding maltokinase N-terminal cap-like domain-containing protein: MSEAVTRTVTAPPGLLASLDPLLREWLPRQRWFAGKGRPVTGFTLVEATELLPATSKLGLYHLLVRAHQPVVPSHGAPGHPGDCYQLLIGVREALPPRLAPALIGHVPTGPLAGRTVYDALHDTRPAELLLEALRTRARVGRLRFERDPGQDIRSGLVPRVVTAEQSNSSIVYGDTFILKLLRRIVPGVNPDLELPLALAREGCPRVPAPTAWMVADISPTADPVVSASPMDPAGQPYVLGVLQPFLQGASDGWELALRELAKGEDFAAEARALGRATAEVHTALARALPTVTLGHMQLQLMVDGMIERLDAAVQAVPALRPYAGGLRSAFTALGDLAAEGRAWTAQRVHGDLHLGQCLRSPSGEWWLIDFEGEPARPLAERRMPQPAVRDVAGMLRSFDYAARSADPPQPDWAETCRAAYCSGYAEASGRDPRTDPVLLRAYETDKAIYEVVYEARHRPDWLPVPLAAIDRLASTGHLT; the protein is encoded by the coding sequence ATGTCGGAAGCCGTCACACGCACCGTCACCGCCCCGCCCGGCCTTCTCGCATCCCTGGATCCGCTGCTGCGGGAGTGGCTGCCGCGGCAGCGCTGGTTCGCGGGCAAGGGACGACCGGTCACCGGGTTCACGCTGGTCGAGGCCACCGAACTGCTCCCGGCCACGTCCAAGCTGGGCCTGTACCACCTGCTCGTCCGCGCCCATCAGCCCGTCGTGCCCTCCCACGGGGCGCCCGGCCACCCCGGTGACTGCTACCAGCTGCTGATAGGCGTGCGCGAGGCGCTGCCGCCTCGGCTGGCGCCCGCGCTGATCGGACATGTGCCGACGGGGCCGCTGGCCGGCCGGACCGTCTACGACGCACTGCACGACACCAGGCCCGCCGAGCTGCTCCTGGAGGCGCTGCGCACCCGCGCCCGGGTCGGCAGGCTCCGCTTCGAACGGGACCCCGGGCAGGACATCCGCTCCGGGCTGGTGCCGCGTGTGGTGACCGCCGAGCAGTCCAACTCGTCGATCGTCTACGGAGATACGTTCATCCTGAAGCTGCTTCGCCGGATCGTGCCCGGGGTCAACCCCGATCTGGAGCTGCCGCTCGCGCTGGCCCGCGAGGGCTGCCCCCGGGTGCCCGCGCCGACGGCCTGGATGGTCGCGGACATCTCCCCCACGGCGGACCCGGTCGTCTCGGCGAGCCCCATGGACCCGGCCGGCCAGCCGTACGTCCTGGGGGTGCTCCAGCCGTTCCTGCAGGGCGCCTCCGACGGCTGGGAGCTGGCGCTGCGCGAGCTGGCCAAGGGCGAGGACTTCGCCGCCGAGGCGCGGGCACTGGGGCGGGCCACCGCAGAAGTGCACACCGCGCTGGCCCGGGCGTTGCCGACCGTCACGCTCGGTCACATGCAGCTCCAGCTCATGGTCGACGGCATGATCGAGCGGCTGGACGCGGCCGTCCAGGCGGTGCCCGCGCTGCGGCCGTACGCCGGTGGGCTGCGGTCGGCGTTCACGGCGCTGGGCGATCTGGCCGCCGAGGGCCGCGCCTGGACCGCGCAGCGGGTGCACGGCGATCTGCACCTCGGGCAGTGCCTGCGCTCGCCGTCCGGCGAGTGGTGGCTGATCGACTTCGAGGGCGAGCCGGCCCGGCCGCTGGCCGAGCGGCGCATGCCGCAGCCGGCCGTGCGGGACGTCGCCGGCATGCTGCGGTCCTTCGACTACGCGGCACGCTCGGCCGATCCTCCCCAGCCGGACTGGGCCGAGACCTGCCGCGCCGCGTACTGCTCCGGCTACGCGGAGGCCTCCGGCCGCGACCCGCGCACCGACCCGGTGCTGCTGCGCGCGTACGAGACCGACAAGGCGATCTACGAGGTGGTGTACGAGGCCAGGCACCGCCCCGACTGGCTGCCGGTGCCCCTGGCCGCCATAGACCGGCTCGCCTCGACCGGCCACCTGACCTGA